The DNA sequence GTGGAAAAGCTGGCGCGTGATTTGGGCGTTCATTTCCAGGCGCTGACCAAATCGCAGCTGTTTACCCCTAACAAAGATATCAGTGAATATACCGTTCACGAATCTTTCCTGACCGGCATACCGTTACATTATCGTGCGGTGGAGGAGATGGATCGGACGCTGACTTTCCCGAAAGTTATGATGATCGATCCGCCTGCGGCGCTGGATGAAGCGATCACCCGTATTCCTCAGGAAGCTTACGATCGCTACACGATCATGAAAAGTTCCCCTTATTATCTGGAAATTCTCAGTAAGACAGTGAACAAAGGCGCGGGCGTGAAGGCGCTGGCCGATCGCTTAGGGCTGGCCCGTGAAGAAGTGATGGCGATTGGTGACCAGGAAAACGATCTGGCGATGCTGGAGTTTGCTGGCACCGGCGTG is a window from the Pantoea sp. CCBC3-3-1 genome containing:
- the yidA gene encoding sugar-phosphatase; protein product: MAIKLIAIDMDGTLLNPQHVVTPGVKQAIQAARDKGIAIVLATGRPFIGVQRYLMELDLQQEGQYCITNNGALVQKAESGDCVAEVTLNFDDYLYVEKLARDLGVHFQALTKSQLFTPNKDISEYTVHESFLTGIPLHYRAVEEMDRTLTFPKVMMIDPPAALDEAITRIPQEAYDRYTIMKSSPYYLEILSKTVNKGAGVKALADRLGLAREEVMAIGDQENDLAMLEFAGTGVAMENGIDAVKAIAQFVTKANSEDGVAWAINKFAL